One genomic region from Neisseria weaveri encodes:
- the gyrA gene encoding DNA gyrase subunit A, which produces MTDATIRNDHHFAKETIPISLEEEMRRSYLDYAMSVIVGRALPDVRDGLKPVHRRVLYAMHELKNNWNSAYKKSARIVGDVIGKYHPHGDSAVYDTIVRMAQDFSMRYMLVDGQGNFGSVDGDGAAAMRYTEIRMAKIAHEMLADIEEETVNFGPNYDGSEHEPLVLPTRFPALLVNGSSGIAVGMATNIPPHNLPDTINACLQLLADPQTDIDVLINTIKAPDFPTGATIYGMSGVREGYKTGRGRVVMRGKTHIEPIGKNGEREAIIIDEIPYQVNKAKLVEKIGELVRDKVLEGISDLRDESDKSGMRVVIELKRNENAEVVLNQLYKLTQLQDSFGINMVALVDGQPRLLNLKQILSEFIRHRREVVTRRTLFRLKKARHEGHIAEGKAVALSNIDEMIQLIKESADAPEAKEKMLARPWRSSLVEEMLSRTDLDLTMARPENLPAGLGLQQNGYFLSELQADAILRMSLRNLTGLDQDEIVKDYKSIMANIIDLLDILAKSERIDDIIRTELEEVKAQFGDERRSEINPFGGDIADEDLIPPREMVVTLTHGGYIKTQPTTDYQAQRRGGRGKQAAATKDEDFIETLFVANTHDYLMCFTNFGKCHWIKVYKLPEGGRNSRGRPINNVIQLDEGEKVSAILPVREFPEDEYVFFATAQGMVKKIQLSAFKNVRSQGIKAIALKEGDHLVGVAKTGGNDDIMLFSNLGKAIRFNEYWERSNEAEDADSENEDSDGIETDAAEDDSNETAAPKANGVRPSGRGSGGLRGMRLPSDGRIVSLITFSPECEQDAALQVLTATENGYGKRTPIADYSRKGKGGQGNIAINTGERNGELVAATLVAETDDLMLITSGGVLIRTKVEQIRETGRAAAGVKLINLDEGETLVSLERVAEEPEEAAVEENSASPENVTE; this is translated from the coding sequence ATGACTGATGCCACCATCCGAAACGACCACCATTTTGCCAAAGAAACCATTCCCATCAGCTTGGAAGAGGAGATGCGCCGCAGCTATCTCGATTATGCGATGAGTGTGATTGTCGGACGCGCGCTGCCCGATGTGCGCGACGGTCTGAAGCCGGTTCACCGCCGCGTCTTATACGCCATGCACGAGTTGAAAAACAACTGGAACAGCGCGTATAAGAAATCTGCCCGTATTGTCGGCGACGTAATCGGTAAATACCACCCCCACGGCGACTCAGCCGTATATGACACGATCGTGCGTATGGCACAGGACTTTTCCATGCGCTATATGCTGGTTGACGGTCAGGGCAACTTCGGTTCGGTAGACGGCGACGGCGCGGCAGCCATGCGTTATACCGAGATCCGCATGGCGAAAATCGCCCACGAAATGTTGGCGGATATCGAAGAAGAAACCGTTAATTTCGGCCCGAACTACGACGGTAGCGAGCATGAACCGTTGGTGTTGCCTACACGTTTCCCTGCATTGCTGGTTAACGGCTCTTCCGGCATTGCCGTCGGCATGGCCACCAATATTCCTCCGCACAACCTTCCCGATACCATCAATGCATGTCTGCAATTATTGGCAGACCCGCAAACCGATATCGATGTGCTGATCAATACCATCAAAGCACCCGATTTTCCGACCGGAGCCACGATTTACGGCATGAGCGGTGTGCGCGAAGGCTATAAAACCGGCCGCGGCCGCGTGGTGATGCGCGGTAAAACGCACATTGAGCCTATCGGCAAAAACGGCGAACGCGAAGCCATCATCATTGACGAAATTCCTTATCAAGTAAACAAAGCCAAGCTGGTTGAGAAAATCGGCGAGCTGGTGCGCGACAAAGTGCTGGAAGGCATCTCCGATTTGCGCGACGAGTCCGACAAATCGGGCATGCGCGTGGTTATCGAACTGAAGCGCAACGAAAATGCCGAAGTGGTGTTAAACCAGCTTTACAAGCTCACCCAGCTGCAAGACAGCTTCGGCATCAATATGGTGGCGCTGGTGGACGGTCAGCCTCGTTTGCTGAATCTGAAACAGATTTTGAGCGAATTTATCCGCCACCGCCGCGAAGTGGTTACCCGCCGCACCTTATTCCGCTTGAAAAAAGCCCGTCACGAAGGCCATATCGCCGAAGGTAAAGCCGTTGCCTTATCCAATATCGACGAAATGATCCAATTGATCAAAGAATCCGCAGATGCCCCGGAAGCCAAAGAAAAAATGCTGGCCCGTCCGTGGCGTTCCTCTTTGGTGGAAGAGATGCTGTCGCGCACCGATTTGGATTTGACAATGGCGCGCCCTGAAAACCTTCCGGCGGGACTGGGTTTACAGCAAAACGGCTATTTCTTAAGCGAACTGCAAGCCGATGCCATTTTGCGCATGAGCCTGCGTAACCTGACCGGTTTGGATCAGGACGAAATCGTTAAAGACTACAAAAGCATCATGGCAAACATTATTGATTTGCTGGATATTTTGGCCAAATCGGAACGTATCGACGACATTATCCGCACCGAATTGGAAGAAGTGAAGGCACAGTTCGGCGACGAACGCCGCAGTGAAATCAACCCGTTCGGCGGCGATATTGCCGACGAAGACCTGATTCCGCCGCGCGAAATGGTGGTAACGCTGACGCACGGAGGCTATATCAAAACCCAGCCGACTACCGACTATCAAGCCCAGCGTCGCGGCGGACGCGGCAAACAGGCTGCGGCAACCAAAGACGAGGATTTCATTGAAACCCTGTTTGTTGCCAATACCCATGATTATCTGATGTGCTTCACCAACTTCGGCAAATGCCACTGGATTAAGGTATACAAACTGCCCGAAGGCGGACGCAACAGCCGAGGCCGTCCGATTAACAATGTGATTCAGTTGGATGAAGGCGAAAAAGTCAGCGCAATCCTGCCGGTACGCGAATTCCCCGAAGACGAATATGTATTCTTCGCAACCGCGCAAGGCATGGTGAAAAAAATCCAACTGAGCGCATTCAAAAACGTCCGCAGCCAAGGTATTAAAGCGATTGCTTTGAAAGAGGGCGATCATTTGGTCGGTGTCGCCAAAACCGGCGGTAACGACGATATCATGCTGTTCTCCAACCTCGGCAAAGCCATCCGCTTCAATGAATATTGGGAACGCAGCAACGAAGCGGAAGATGCCGATAGCGAAAACGAAGATTCAGACGGCATCGAAACCGATGCGGCCGAAGACGACAGCAACGAAACTGCCGCACCGAAAGCAAACGGCGTACGCCCGTCCGGTCGCGGCAGCGGCGGATTGCGCGGCATGCGCCTGCCTTCAGACGGCCGCATCGTCAGCCTGATTACCTTCTCGCCGGAATGCGAGCAAGACGCCGCCTTGCAGGTGTTGACTGCCACGGAAAACGGCTACGGCAAGCGCACCCCGATTGCCGACTACAGCCGCAAAGGAAAAGGCGGGCAGGGCAACATTGCCATCAACACCGGCGAGCGTAACGGCGAATTGGTTGCCGCGACACTGGTGGCGGAAACCGACGATTTGATGCTGATTACCAGCGGCGGCGTATTAATCCGCACCAAAGTCGAGCAAATCCGCGAAACAGGCCGAGCTGCGGCAGGGGTGAAGCTGATTAATCTTGATGAAGGAGAGACGCTGGTTAGTCTGGAACGCGTAGCCGAAGAACCTGAAGAGGCTGCCGTAGAGGAAAACAGCGCATCTCCAGAAAACGTTACAGAATAA
- the earP gene encoding elongation factor P maturation arginine rhamnosyltransferase EarP → MSACLPQKNCWIFCNVIDNYGDIGVSWRLANILHSELNLNVCLWVDQPSALQALCPDLPTLPCTYQNIHLRTWQPDHAYDLPEHAPQIVIETFGCNLPDNIIAVIKACKPLWLNWEYLSAEDSNERLHALPSLQANGIQKYFWFMGFSEKSGGLLREKNYRFQPASDHSVQALRRELKLPEKNSPEWLLFGYKSGVWHKWLDMWQQAGQAMTLMLAGTQIIESLKEYRALPDYALRESGDTFQIGCIRLIRIPFVAQNRFDDLLQLSDGLLIRGEDSFVRAQFSGKPFFWHIYPQDEKIHIDKLHAFWNKAYPYYPEETASAHQALSDELNQAVELTEQQRLSAWQTLWKQIHQWQQGAASWQNFLFNQASATEKLAKFIEDNIK, encoded by the coding sequence ATGTCTGCTTGTTTACCTCAAAAAAACTGCTGGATTTTTTGTAATGTTATCGATAATTACGGTGATATCGGTGTGTCTTGGCGATTGGCAAACATACTGCATTCTGAATTGAATTTAAACGTCTGTTTATGGGTTGACCAACCTTCGGCACTTCAAGCCCTGTGTCCCGATTTGCCAACCCTGCCCTGCACTTACCAAAATATCCATCTGCGGACATGGCAGCCCGATCATGCCTACGATCTTCCCGAACATGCCCCGCAAATCGTCATCGAAACATTCGGCTGTAATCTGCCGGACAACATCATCGCCGTCATTAAAGCCTGCAAACCCTTATGGCTAAATTGGGAATATTTGAGCGCAGAAGACAGCAACGAACGTTTGCACGCCCTGCCCTCACTTCAGGCAAACGGCATTCAAAAATACTTTTGGTTTATGGGTTTTTCCGAAAAAAGCGGCGGATTGTTGCGCGAAAAAAATTACCGATTTCAGCCGGCAAGCGATCACTCCGTCCAAGCATTACGCCGGGAATTGAAACTGCCGGAGAAAAACAGTCCTGAATGGCTGCTGTTCGGATACAAAAGCGGTGTTTGGCACAAATGGCTGGATATGTGGCAACAGGCAGGCCAAGCCATGACGTTAATGCTGGCCGGAACGCAAATTATCGAAAGCCTGAAAGAATACCGAGCCCTTCCGGATTATGCTCTGCGCGAAAGCGGCGATACTTTTCAAATCGGCTGTATACGCCTGATCCGCATACCGTTTGTCGCCCAAAACCGTTTTGACGACTTGTTGCAACTTTCAGACGGCCTCTTGATTCGCGGAGAGGACAGCTTCGTGCGCGCCCAGTTTTCAGGCAAACCTTTCTTCTGGCATATCTATCCGCAAGATGAAAAAATACATATCGATAAGCTGCACGCCTTTTGGAATAAGGCTTACCCGTATTACCCGGAAGAAACCGCCTCCGCCCATCAGGCCTTGTCCGACGAGCTGAATCAAGCCGTAGAGCTGACTGAACAGCAGCGCCTTTCAGCATGGCAAACACTGTGGAAGCAAATACATCAATGGCAACAAGGTGCGGCAAGCTGGCAAAATTTTTTGTTTAACCAAGCCAGTGCCACGGAAAAACTAGCCAAATTTATTGAAGATAATATAAAATAG
- the efp gene encoding elongation factor P, translating into MKTAQELRAGNVFMVGNDPMVVQKTEYIKGGRSSAKVSMKLKNLLTGAATETIYKADDKFDVVILARKNCTYSYFADPMYVFMDEEFNQYEIEAENIGDALKFIVDGMEDVCEVTFYEGNPISVELPTIIVREVEYTEPAVKGDTSGKVMKNARLVGGTEIQVMAYVETGDKVEIDTRTGEFRKRA; encoded by the coding sequence ATGAAAACCGCACAAGAACTGCGCGCAGGTAACGTATTTATGGTCGGCAACGACCCGATGGTAGTACAAAAAACCGAATACATTAAAGGCGGCCGCAGCTCTGCCAAAGTCAGCATGAAACTGAAAAACCTGCTGACCGGCGCAGCCACCGAAACCATCTACAAAGCCGATGACAAATTCGACGTCGTGATTCTGGCCCGCAAAAACTGTACTTACAGCTACTTTGCCGACCCCATGTACGTATTCATGGACGAAGAATTCAACCAATATGAAATCGAAGCCGAAAACATCGGCGACGCACTGAAATTCATCGTAGACGGCATGGAAGACGTATGCGAAGTAACTTTCTACGAAGGTAACCCGATCTCCGTAGAACTGCCCACCATCATCGTGCGCGAAGTAGAATACACCGAGCCTGCCGTTAAGGGCGACACTTCAGGCAAAGTAATGAAAAACGCCCGTTTGGTCGGCGGTACCGAAATCCAAGTTATGGCTTACGTTGAAACCGGCGACAAAGTGGAAATCGATACCCGTACCGGCGAATTCCGCAAACGCGCATAA
- a CDS encoding ATP-binding cassette domain-containing protein — protein sequence MNILSVENASFAVGHVALLDKTSFQLDSGEKIGLIGRNGAGKSSFLKILAGVQKLDDGQIIVQHSLKIVYVPQESFFPEDAAVFDVVAEGLGEIRDLLSRYHHISRLLESSQAPELLKELNELQSEIEARNGWQLDAAVKQSISELGLPEQEKIGNLSGGQKKRVALARAWVQKPNVLLLDEPTNHLDIEAIIWLENLLKQFNGSLVVITHDRRFLDNIATRIVELDRGTLRSYPGSFTKYREKKEQELAVEAEHNRLFDKFHAQEEAWIRRGIEARRTRNEGRVRRLEELRRQRAERRNIQGQVNFKLDSGEKSGKIIAELEHASFQYGDKVIMDKFSAIIQRGDKIGLIGPNGIGKTTFLKLILGELQPTYGRIRIGSKQEVAYFDQFRSALNENDTVFYTLGQGNDYVEIGGKKKHVMSYLEDFLFHPARAQSPVSSLSGGERNRLLLAKLFTRPANILVLDEPTNDLDIDTQELLEELLRDYQGTVFLVSHDRMFLDNVITQSIVFEGKGRLKEYIGGYQDYIDAKNREQQFATEIQNKNTTVESEKAVKPKANRTVKLSYKEQRELDALPDELAALETEQAQLNRQLSDPDIFKDYEKAGALQQRAEEIEMLLLEKLERWEFLENKQNGIQ from the coding sequence ATGAATATCCTATCCGTTGAAAATGCCTCTTTTGCAGTAGGCCATGTCGCCCTACTCGATAAAACCTCGTTCCAGCTCGACAGCGGAGAAAAAATCGGCCTTATCGGCCGCAACGGAGCGGGAAAATCCTCTTTTCTGAAAATTCTGGCCGGCGTGCAGAAATTGGACGACGGGCAGATTATTGTTCAACACAGCCTCAAAATCGTTTACGTTCCCCAAGAATCATTTTTTCCCGAGGATGCCGCCGTTTTTGATGTCGTTGCCGAAGGATTAGGCGAAATCCGCGACTTGCTGAGCCGTTACCATCATATCAGCCGACTACTGGAAAGCAGCCAAGCTCCCGAATTATTGAAAGAATTGAACGAGCTGCAATCCGAAATCGAAGCCCGTAACGGCTGGCAGCTCGATGCGGCAGTCAAACAAAGCATCAGCGAATTGGGCTTGCCCGAGCAGGAAAAAATCGGCAACCTATCCGGCGGACAGAAAAAACGCGTGGCTTTGGCGCGCGCCTGGGTGCAGAAACCGAACGTACTATTGCTGGACGAACCCACCAACCATTTGGATATCGAAGCCATTATTTGGTTGGAAAACCTGTTAAAACAATTTAACGGAAGTTTGGTCGTGATTACCCACGACCGCCGTTTTCTCGATAATATCGCCACCCGCATTGTCGAACTTGATCGAGGCACACTTCGCTCCTACCCAGGATCATTCACCAAATACCGGGAGAAAAAAGAGCAGGAATTGGCGGTAGAAGCCGAACACAACCGCTTGTTCGACAAATTCCATGCCCAAGAAGAAGCTTGGATCCGTCGCGGCATTGAAGCCCGCCGAACCCGTAACGAAGGCCGTGTCCGCCGTTTGGAAGAATTACGTCGCCAGCGTGCAGAACGCAGGAATATTCAAGGACAAGTCAACTTCAAACTCGACAGCGGCGAAAAAAGCGGCAAAATCATTGCCGAATTGGAACATGCCTCTTTCCAATACGGCGATAAAGTCATCATGGATAAATTTTCCGCCATCATCCAACGCGGCGACAAAATCGGCCTGATAGGCCCGAACGGTATCGGCAAAACCACTTTCCTGAAATTGATTCTCGGCGAACTCCAACCGACTTACGGACGCATACGCATAGGCAGCAAACAGGAAGTGGCCTATTTTGACCAATTCCGCAGCGCCTTAAACGAAAACGACACCGTGTTTTACACATTGGGCCAAGGGAACGATTACGTAGAAATCGGCGGTAAGAAAAAACACGTCATGAGTTATCTGGAAGACTTCCTTTTCCACCCCGCCCGCGCCCAAAGCCCCGTATCCTCGCTATCGGGCGGCGAGCGTAACCGCCTGCTGCTTGCCAAACTGTTTACCCGTCCGGCCAATATTCTGGTTTTGGACGAGCCGACCAATGATTTGGATATCGATACGCAAGAATTGTTGGAAGAACTATTGCGCGATTATCAAGGCACGGTCTTTCTCGTCAGCCACGACCGTATGTTTCTGGATAACGTCATCACCCAAAGCATCGTCTTCGAAGGTAAAGGCCGTCTGAAAGAATACATCGGCGGCTATCAGGACTATATCGACGCAAAAAACCGCGAACAACAGTTTGCTACTGAAATCCAAAACAAAAATACAACTGTCGAATCGGAAAAAGCCGTCAAACCCAAAGCAAACCGAACGGTAAAACTATCCTATAAGGAACAACGCGAGTTGGATGCTTTACCGGACGAATTGGCTGCACTGGAAACCGAGCAGGCTCAATTGAACCGGCAACTTTCCGATCCGGATATTTTCAAAGACTACGAAAAAGCAGGAGCATTGCAACAGCGCGCCGAAGAAATCGAGATGCTGTTATTGGAAAAACTGGAGAGATGGGAATTCTTGGAAAACAAACAAAACGGCATTCAATAA